A region from the Desulfovibrio sp. TomC genome encodes:
- a CDS encoding DUF1385 domain-containing protein, whose protein sequence is MKRFLRLLPLLVASPTVGGQAVMEGVMMRDRDRLAIAVRKPGGDILLDVRPWFTLTAAKWLKKPLVRGFPVLLETLINGIKALNYSAQVAVEDEDGAELGPLAMGLTLAASIGFALLLFVVTPHLFSLGMRSLGLSGGVEDLSFHVWDGLFKMVLFIGYVAAISFLPDIRRVFQYHGAEHKVIWAYEQGAELTPAGARGFSRLHPRCGTAFLLFVLAISIVLYAFLVPWLLTFYAPATAWIKQLYIVVLKLVLMVPVSALAYEVIKLAGKFHTNLACRLISAPGLFLQMLTTKEPDDAQIEVALAALDGAVADQPTA, encoded by the coding sequence ATGAAGCGCTTTCTGCGTCTGCTCCCCCTGCTGGTGGCCTCGCCAACCGTGGGCGGTCAGGCCGTCATGGAAGGCGTCATGATGCGCGATCGGGATCGTCTGGCCATTGCCGTGCGCAAGCCCGGCGGCGACATCCTGCTCGACGTGCGTCCGTGGTTCACCCTCACCGCTGCCAAGTGGCTCAAAAAGCCGCTCGTGCGCGGGTTTCCTGTTTTGCTCGAAACCCTGATAAACGGCATCAAAGCGCTCAACTACTCGGCCCAGGTGGCCGTGGAGGACGAGGATGGCGCCGAGTTGGGGCCGCTGGCCATGGGACTGACCCTGGCGGCGTCCATCGGCTTCGCCTTGCTGCTTTTCGTGGTCACGCCGCATCTGTTTTCCCTCGGAATGCGCAGCCTGGGCCTTTCCGGCGGCGTCGAGGACTTGAGCTTCCACGTCTGGGACGGGTTGTTCAAGATGGTTTTGTTTATTGGCTACGTGGCGGCAATCTCTTTTTTGCCGGACATCCGCCGGGTGTTTCAGTACCACGGGGCCGAGCACAAGGTCATTTGGGCCTATGAGCAGGGCGCGGAACTGACGCCGGCCGGCGCGCGGGGCTTTTCTCGGCTGCATCCCCGCTGCGGCACAGCCTTCCTGCTCTTTGTCCTGGCCATTTCCATCGTGCTCTACGCCTTTCTCGTACCCTGGCTGCTGACGTTTTACGCCCCGGCCACGGCCTGGATCAAGCAGCTCTATATTGTTGTCTTAAAGCTCGTCCTCATGGTTCCGGTCAGCGCCCTGGCCTATGAAGTCATTAAGCTTGCCGGCAAATTCCATACGAATCTTGCCTGCCGCCTGATTTCGGCCCCCGGGCTTTTCTTGCAGATGCTCACCACCAAGGAACCCGACGACGCCCAGATCGAGGTGGCCCTGGCCGCACTCGACGGCGCAGTTGCCGACCAGCCGACCGCCTGA